One Novipirellula caenicola DNA segment encodes these proteins:
- the trmB gene encoding tRNA (guanosine(46)-N7)-methyltransferase TrmB: MFGNTKPLEIEVGSGKGLFMSTASAKNPQHNFLGIEINSKCAEHAAGRLARAEVSNAIMISGDAEPLFKERVPAESLEAVHVYFPDPWWKKKQRKRRVLNERSILDFAKALRVGGRLHVWTDVLDYFEETVEIIAEIAPELGVPIPEEEVEAQHDLDYRTHFERRSRRHRIPVYRVRYEKRA; this comes from the coding sequence ATGTTTGGTAATACGAAGCCGTTAGAGATCGAAGTTGGTTCCGGCAAGGGGCTGTTCATGTCCACTGCATCGGCGAAGAATCCTCAGCACAACTTTCTCGGCATCGAGATCAATTCCAAGTGTGCTGAGCATGCAGCGGGTCGATTGGCGAGGGCCGAAGTCAGCAACGCGATCATGATCAGTGGCGATGCCGAACCGTTGTTCAAAGAGCGGGTGCCTGCGGAGAGTTTAGAGGCGGTGCACGTTTATTTCCCGGACCCTTGGTGGAAAAAGAAGCAGCGGAAACGTCGTGTGCTGAACGAACGCAGCATTTTAGATTTCGCCAAAGCGCTGCGTGTTGGCGGACGCTTGCATGTGTGGACCGACGTGCTGGACTATTTCGAAGAAACGGTTGAAATCATTGCGGAAATCGCACCGGAATTAGGGGTGCCGATTCCGGAAGAAGAAGTGGAAGCGCAGCACGACCTCGATTATCGCACCCACTTTGAGCGTCGGAGCCGTCGGCATCGCATCCCGGTGTACCGAGTCCGCTACGAGAAACGGGCATAA
- the hemE gene encoding uroporphyrinogen decarboxylase → MEKAPANFDGLNIAALESRRADDMARMITRHGGVAHVSPSMREVAIDPNRPAIDFAYRVMTGEVNVVVLMTGVGFRFLLKAIERHVDQQRFLDALSDITTICRGPKPAAAMRDVGLTATYRVPEPNTWRELLQTIDANVSIANQVVGVQEYGVSNASLVAGLEARGATVETVRVYGWEFPESTAALEENVKALADGKRDMLLVTSAHQVVNMLRMAEELNMVDDLRRGLHSTVIASIGPTTSEMLRECDLHVDFEPSHPKMGHLVTEAARQSNELTKSKRRVKQIRWSEESKPQSNNMPPHPSDDSLFMKACRGEATERTPVWLMRQAGRYMAEYREVRAKQSFLELCANPKLCSEVMCTAVDRLGVDAAIIFSDLLPLLVPMGFDLEFVAGDGPVIHNPVRSGDDLARVSALDKPEKLDFVYETVRQTRADLPESIPLIGFAGSPFTLASYAIEGGGSRQYTHTKKLMQSDAGAWADLMNKLSESITVYLNHQIAAGAQCVQLFDSWAGCLSPMDYSKFVLPWMKQIIAGIDPSVPVINFATGNPELLPLLRGDRRTVVGVDWRISLDVAWQRIGHDCAVQGNMDPSVLLADPDVIRETVDQLLQSVDGRPGHIFNLGHGVLKETPVENVIALVETVKELSQR, encoded by the coding sequence ATGGAAAAGGCCCCTGCCAATTTTGACGGACTGAATATCGCTGCCTTGGAAAGTCGTCGTGCAGACGACATGGCTCGGATGATCACTCGCCATGGCGGCGTCGCCCATGTGAGCCCGTCGATGCGGGAAGTGGCGATCGACCCCAATCGGCCAGCCATTGACTTTGCTTATCGTGTCATGACGGGCGAGGTCAATGTGGTCGTGTTGATGACCGGAGTCGGTTTCCGATTCTTGCTCAAGGCGATCGAGAGGCATGTTGACCAACAGCGTTTTCTCGACGCCTTGTCCGATATCACGACGATTTGCCGCGGGCCTAAACCGGCCGCCGCAATGCGAGACGTGGGCTTGACGGCGACCTACCGCGTTCCTGAACCCAATACATGGCGAGAATTATTGCAGACCATCGACGCCAATGTTTCCATTGCAAACCAAGTCGTCGGGGTCCAAGAGTATGGCGTTAGCAACGCTTCGCTCGTCGCGGGTCTGGAAGCACGCGGGGCAACCGTTGAAACCGTGCGTGTTTACGGCTGGGAGTTCCCCGAGTCCACCGCGGCTTTGGAAGAGAATGTGAAAGCGTTGGCCGATGGCAAACGCGATATGCTGCTGGTGACCAGTGCTCATCAAGTCGTCAACATGCTCCGAATGGCCGAAGAATTAAACATGGTTGACGATCTGCGTCGCGGTTTGCATTCTACCGTCATTGCGTCGATTGGGCCGACGACGAGCGAGATGCTCCGCGAGTGCGATTTGCACGTCGACTTTGAACCCTCGCATCCGAAAATGGGGCACTTGGTCACCGAAGCCGCTCGTCAATCCAACGAGCTGACCAAATCCAAACGACGCGTCAAACAAATCCGTTGGTCCGAAGAATCCAAGCCACAGAGCAACAATATGCCTCCTCACCCGTCCGACGACAGTTTGTTTATGAAGGCGTGTCGCGGCGAGGCGACGGAACGGACTCCGGTGTGGTTGATGCGTCAAGCGGGACGCTATATGGCGGAATACCGCGAAGTCCGAGCGAAACAGTCGTTCTTGGAACTTTGTGCGAATCCAAAACTGTGCAGCGAAGTGATGTGCACCGCCGTGGATCGGTTGGGGGTGGATGCCGCAATCATCTTTTCAGACTTGCTGCCTTTATTAGTGCCTATGGGATTCGATCTGGAGTTTGTCGCCGGCGATGGTCCGGTCATCCACAATCCAGTGCGAAGCGGCGATGATCTGGCTCGCGTCAGCGCGCTAGACAAACCAGAAAAACTCGACTTTGTCTACGAAACCGTTCGCCAGACACGTGCCGATTTGCCTGAGTCGATTCCGCTGATCGGATTCGCGGGATCCCCTTTTACTTTAGCTAGTTATGCCATCGAAGGCGGCGGAAGCCGGCAATACACGCACACCAAAAAACTGATGCAAAGCGACGCCGGTGCGTGGGCCGATTTGATGAACAAATTGTCCGAATCGATCACGGTTTATTTGAATCATCAAATTGCCGCCGGGGCTCAGTGCGTCCAGTTGTTCGACAGTTGGGCAGGCTGCTTGTCGCCCATGGATTACAGCAAGTTCGTATTGCCTTGGATGAAACAAATCATTGCTGGAATCGATCCTTCGGTTCCCGTGATTAACTTTGCCACGGGGAACCCAGAACTGCTTCCTTTGCTCCGCGGTGATCGACGGACAGTGGTCGGTGTCGATTGGCGTATTTCGCTTGATGTCGCGTGGCAGCGGATCGGACACGATTGTGCAGTCCAAGGCAACATGGACCCCTCCGTTCTGCTGGCCGACCCTGATGTGATTCGCGAAACGGTCGACCAATTGCTGCAGTCGGTCGACGGTCGCCCCGGACACATTTTCAATCTGGGACACGGCGTGCTTAAAGAAACGCCCGTGGAAAACGTCATTGCACTTGTTGAAACGGTCAAAGAATTGAGCCAACGGTGA